A part of Prionailurus viverrinus isolate Anna chromosome E1, UM_Priviv_1.0, whole genome shotgun sequence genomic DNA contains:
- the ANAPC11 gene encoding anaphase-promoting complex subunit 11 produces the protein MKVKIKCWNGVATWLWVANDENCGICRMAFNGCCPDCKVPGDDCPLVWGQCSHCFHMHCILKWLNAQQVQQHCPMCRQEWKFKE, from the exons ATGAAGGTGAAGATTAAGTGCTGGAATGGCGTGGCCACTTGGCTCTGGGTGGCCAACGACGAGAACTGTGGCATCTGTCGGATGGCCTTTAATGGCTGCTGCCCGGACT GCAAGGTGCCGGGCGACGACTGTCCCCTGGTGTGGGGCCAGTGCTCCCACTGCTTCCACATGCACTGCATCCTCAAGTGGCTCAACGCACAGCAGGTGCAGCAGCACTGCCCCATGTGCCGCCAGGAATGGAAGTTCAAGGAGTGA
- the NPB gene encoding neuropeptide B has protein sequence MARSAPLVAAALALCLLLAPPGLAWYKQAAGPSYYSVGRAAGLLSGFRRSPYARRSAPPVGAGRRGRAGAFAEPRPSLRSLTVCVKDVTPNLQSCQRLPDGRATFQCRADVFLSLRAADCRSA, from the exons ATGGCCCGGTCCGCGCCGCTGGTGGCCGCCGCCCTGGCGCTGTGCCTGCTGCTGGCGCCGCCCGGCCTCGCGTGGTACAAGCAGGCGGCGGGGCCCAGCTACTACTCGGTGGGCCGCGCTGCGGGACTGCTGTCCGGCTTCCGCAGGTCCCCGTACGCGCGCCGCTCCGCACCCCCCGTGGGCGCGGGACGCCGGGGCCGGGCCGGCGCCTTCGCGGAGCCGCGACCCAGCCTGCGGAGCCTC ACCGTGTGTGTCAAGGACGTGACCCCGAATCTGCAGAGCTGCCAGAGGCTCCCCGACGGCCGGGCCACCTTCCAGTGCCGGGCGGACGTGTTCCTGTCGCTCCGCGCTGCTGACTGTCGCAGCGCCTAA